The following are encoded together in the Triticum dicoccoides isolate Atlit2015 ecotype Zavitan chromosome 6B, WEW_v2.0, whole genome shotgun sequence genome:
- the LOC119323551 gene encoding pentatricopeptide repeat-containing protein At4g04790, mitochondrial-like, which yields MWKRLLETTKKVAAAAPELATRKRPSTSRSPAVSPATAVSPASLLRLKQAAASKKTALPSSLPHALANDGEEEDNSRDFTKEILSILNGPDEAEESGATEALPEESEDDVDAIGNKILDMEWFAGSQPSSMMMHLRKEVAREKKKRYIFKNTESRRFTRLMRMCADKLGTESALEFFGRLGRDTGPKEFNALIRVCLEKARACGDVDSAVEHIFRAYRLFEMMKDRGFQIEEDSYGPFLLYLVDVELLEEFEMFSAFFRDANPRSCSRIPYYEMLLLIRAQDEESIRELCRSVEDCSDEADYCIAESYMLAFAESNRKMDFVTFLELLDPTKVLGSKYISSIFKYMGRLKLENHAEKLLQKMTSKEYSDVKVSSLIFDYAANIPSIEVEDVISAFNKWQEKFKVAPSVGVYDRIISFCCSSSKISLALDVAECLCKSNPSVPIELLNPIINACEQGYELHMARPLYNLMSLYKLKLKPETFRSMISLCVKMKDFEGAYTILTDAEESGETSTVSLYNVIMAGYFREKNHNGAQMVMSQMQIAGVKPDSETFSYLISNCDCEEKISKYLDELRRDGVQMTKHAYMALINAYSRLGNFDMAKQVALDKEIPPKCLSEVRSALVGALASNGKVSDGLELFDEIKQSGGYLEPKAAIALIEHTQTEDQLDRLYQLLEEVSEPGMWFDGCGRVLQYCVQHNHPDAAVDLLKQLKETNEMSTYMIVDQVFCQIWEMEPVNLDLGMELLRAVKELGLNVSRTSLDFLLSACVKAKDSQRAQQIWEEYESSGLPHNVLTSLRMYQALVSSAQRSAAKKLYKTIPKEDPHVRCILDSCKITYNRKRGKRKAATEPSPGKQERF from the exons ATGTGGAAGCGCCTCCTGGAGACGACCAAGAAGGtggccgccgccgcgcccgagCTCGCAACCCGGAAGCGCCCCTCCACCAGCCGCAGCCCCGCCGTCTCCCCGGCCACCGCGGTCTCCCCCGCCTCCCTCCTCCGCCTCAAGCAGGCCGCCGCCTCCAAGAAGACCGCCTTGCCCTCCTCCCTCCCCCACGCCCTCGCCAACG atggggaggaggaggacaaCTCCCGTGACTTCACCAAGGAGATCCTGTCCATATTGAACG GTCCTGATGAAGCGGAAGAGTCCGGGGCCACGGAGGCGCTGCCAGAGGAGTCCGAAGACGACGTGGACGCCATCGGCAACAAGATACTGGACATGGAGTGGTTTGCAGGGTCGCAGCCGAGTAGCATGATGATGCACTTGCGGAAGGAGGtggcgagggagaagaagaagcgcTACATCTTCAAGAACACGGAGAGCCGCCGCTTCACGAGGCTGATGCGGATGTGCGCCGACAAGCTTGGCACCGAGTCTGCGCTCGAGTTCTTCGGGAGGCTGGGGAGGGATACCGGTCCCAAGGAGTTCAATGCATTGATTAGGGTTTGCTTGGAAAAGGCAAGGGCCTGCGGGGACGTTGACTCAGCAGTGGAACATATTTTTCGGGCATATCGGCTTTTTGAGATGATGAAAGATAGGGGGTTTCAGATCGAGGAAGACAGTTACGGGCCATTTCTCTTGTACCTGGTGGATGTGGAGTTGTTGGAGGAATTTGAGATGTTCAGTGCATTTTTTAGGGATGCGAATCCACGGTCCTGCTCCAGGATACCTTATTACGAGATGTTGCTCTTGATTCGAGCTCAAGATGAAGAAAGCATTCGAGAACTTTGTCGCTCTGTTGAAGACTGCAGTGATGAAGCTGATTATTGCATAGCAG AAAGCTATATGCTGGCCTTTGCTGAAAGCAACAGAAAGATGGATTTTGTCACGTTCTTGGAATTACTTGACCCAACAAAAGTTTTAGGGTCGAAGTACATATCCAGTATATTCAAGTATATGGGTAGGCTCAAACTGGAGAACCATGCTGAGAAACTTCTTCAGAAGATGACGTCAAAAG AATACTCCGATGTAAAAGTTTCATCCTTAATTTTTGACTATGCTGCAAATATACCGAGTATAGAG GTTGAAGATGTTATATCAGCGTTTAATAAATGGCAAGAGAAGTTTAAGGTAGCACCTTCTGTTGGTGTATATGACAGGATCATCTCCTTTTGCTGCAGTTCATCGAAG ATCAGCTTAGCTCTTGATGTGGCTGAGTGCCTTTGTAAATCCAATCCCAGTGTGCCGATTGAATTGCTCAATCCAATAATAAATGCCTGTGAGCAAGGCTACGAGCTTCACATG GCTCGTCCGTTATATAATTTGATGAGTCTCTACAAGTTGAAATTGAAACCCGAAACTTTCAGGAGCATGATAAGTTTATGTGTAAAAATGAAAGAT TTTGAAGGTGCTTACACTATACTCACAGATGCAGAAGAATCTGGGGAGACGTCCACCGTAAGCCTGTATAATGTTATTATGGCTGGATATTTTAGAGAG AAAAATCACAATGGAGCACAAATGGTCATGTCGCAAATGCAGATTGCTGGAGTAAAACCAGACTCTGAAACATTCAGTTATTTGATCTCAAACTGTGATTGTGAGGAGAAAATATCAAAG TACCTGGATGAACTAAGGCGAGATGGAGTTCAAATGACCAAGCATGCATATATGGCACTAATTAATGCATATTCAAGACTTGGGAATTTTGACATGGCCAAACAG GTTGCCCTGGATAAGGAAATACCACCTAAGTGCCTCAGTGAAGTAAGAAGCGCGCTTGTAGGAGCGCTTGCATCGAATGGGAAGGTATCAGATGGACTTGAATTGTTTGACGAAATCAAGCAATCCGGAGGCTACCTTGAACCAAAGGCTGCAATAGCCCTGATT GAGCATACTCAAACAGAAGACCAGCTAGATAGACTGTATCAACTTCTGGAGGAGGTGAGCGAGCCAGGCATGTGGTTTGATGGGTGCGGCAGAGTGCTTCAATACTGTGTTCAGCACAATCACCCTGA TGCCGCTGTTGATTTACTTAAGCAACTGAAGGAGACAAATGAAATGAGTACATACATGATTGTTGATCAG GTCTTCTGCCAAATATGGGAAATGGAGCCTGTAAATTTGGATCTTGGAATGGAGCTTCTCCGTGCTGTCAAAGAGCTCGGGCTAAATGTTTCTCGGACAAGCCTTGATTTTCTTCTCAGCGCATGTGTAAAGGCAAAGGATTCACAACGTGCCCAGCAGATCTGGGAAGAATATGAATCCTCTGGCCTTCCACACAACGTGTTGACTTCCTTGAG GATGTACCAGGCTCTTGTTTCGTCTGCCCAGAGGTCGGCAGCAAAGAAGTTGTACAAAACAATACCAAAGGAAGATCCTCATGTGCGCTGCATACTAGATTCTTGCAAAATAACATATAACAGGAAGCGCGGTAAACGTAAAGCTGCCACTGAGCCCAGTCCAGGAAAACAAGAG